A single window of Macrobrachium nipponense isolate FS-2020 chromosome 31, ASM1510439v2, whole genome shotgun sequence DNA harbors:
- the LOC135206798 gene encoding cytochrome P450 3A19-like: MRVRRTVDALQLMLEAAQLVSSEEAEKKSPKTDSSVNLSNGKEEGGRKRLQNGRKLDKREPKMTEEELAENAIFFLLAGYETISTMLSYTTYLLAKHPDVQQRLYEEIVQHLSNEEVVTYDKINELEYLDMVVKESLRMYPPIVTPLSREVKEDCEFEGLRFPAGSSVFIPIAHVHYNEKLWPNPKAFDPERFHSSKKKDIHVASFLPFGLGPRNCIGFRFALMEGKIAIARLLQRYCIQMCDLTEEEIKMKAANIALTPESGHIYLRCVHR; this comes from the exons ATGCGG GTTCGGCGGACAGTTGATGCATTGCAGCTGATGCTGGAAGCTGCCCAACTCGTTTCCTCAGAGGAGGCCGAGAAGAAGAGTCCAAAGACCGATTCCAGTGTTAATCTCAGCAATGGGAAAGAAGAAGGTGGAAGAAAACGACTGCAGAATGGCAGAAAACTGGACAAAAGGGAACCGAAAATGACGGAGGAGGAATTGGCAGAAAATGCCATCTTTTTCCTATTAGCTGGATACGAGACGATTTCCACTATGCTTTCCTACACAACGTATTTGCTGGCCAAGCACCCAGATGTCCAGCAACGCCTCTATGAGGAGATTGTCCAGCATCTCAGTAATGAG gAGGTAGTTACTTATGACAAGATCAACGAGCTGGAGTATCTAGACATGGTTGTGAAAGAGTCATTACGAATGTATCCACCAATAGTAAC TCCACTCTCTCGTGAGGTGAAAGAGGACTGTGAGTTTGAAGGATTGAGATTCCCAGCTGGTTCCTCGGTGTTTATCCCCATTGCTCACGTGCATTACAATGAGAAATTATGGCCAAATCCAAAGGCATTTGATCCAGAGAGATTCCACTCAAGTAAAAAGAAAGATATTCACGTAGCTTCCTTTTTACCATTTGGTT tgGGACCTCGTAACTGCATTGGCTTCAGGTTCGCTTTGATGGAGGGAAAGATTGCCATAGCTCGCTTGCTTCAGCGATACTGCATCCAGATGTGTGACCTGACtgaggaagaaataaaaatgaaggctGCAAATATAGCCTTGACTCCTGAGTCGGGGCATATTTATCTTCGCTGTGTACACCGTTGA